Proteins co-encoded in one Chloroflexota bacterium genomic window:
- a CDS encoding sugar phosphate isomerase/epimerase translates to MPTTTLTEALAEVTAANFEAIEFWPPLCPLISADMRKNARSAFELAKVRPTSMHAPLTPTVNLAAVDELERRLSVYEVAAWLAPYADLGGDVVVIHPTGAAFSGEGSMAINVEAAIDAARRSVDELYSIADRLGLRIACENLMERGTPRPLCRMEQLRAFVDPYPETVGICLDTGHAAVNGLNPASEARAAGERLIATHLQDTDALDDRHWVPGAGHIDWDELVSTLRQIDYTGRWTFELSSRDSPPASVAGAAHQVALAWSD, encoded by the coding sequence GTGCCGACAACCACGCTCACCGAAGCGCTCGCGGAAGTGACCGCGGCAAACTTCGAGGCGATCGAGTTCTGGCCGCCGCTGTGTCCCCTGATTTCCGCTGACATGCGGAAAAACGCTCGGTCGGCATTTGAGCTGGCCAAGGTTCGGCCGACCTCGATGCACGCGCCGCTTACCCCGACGGTCAACCTTGCGGCCGTGGATGAGCTCGAGCGGCGCCTCTCCGTGTACGAGGTCGCCGCCTGGCTCGCGCCCTATGCGGACCTTGGCGGCGACGTGGTGGTGATTCACCCGACGGGCGCCGCCTTCAGCGGCGAAGGGTCGATGGCTATCAACGTCGAGGCGGCCATCGACGCGGCCCGCCGGTCAGTCGACGAGCTCTATTCGATCGCCGATCGCCTGGGCCTGCGGATCGCCTGCGAAAACCTCATGGAGCGCGGCACGCCGCGCCCGCTATGCCGCATGGAGCAGCTGCGCGCGTTTGTCGACCCCTACCCGGAAACGGTGGGGATCTGCCTGGACACCGGCCACGCGGCGGTGAACGGCCTGAATCCGGCGTCGGAGGCGCGCGCCGCGGGCGAGCGGCTGATTGCGACGCACCTGCAGGACACCGATGCCCTTGACGACCGGCATTGGGTGCCGGGCGCCGGCCACATCGACTGGGACGAACTGGTGTCCACGCTTCGCCAGATCGACTACACGGGTCGATGGACGTTTGAGTTGAGCTCACGCGACAGCCCGCCGGCGTCCGTCGCGGGCGCCGCACACCAAGTGGCGTTGGCGTGGAGTGATTGA
- a CDS encoding type II toxin-antitoxin system VapC family toxin produces MIMLDTHAWVWWTIDPDQLTETQQREIAGSEDVGIGVSAISCWEIAKLCEYGRLALPVGLSDWFDAALQYPGVTLLELTPAVAVESISLPGDFHRDPSDQIIVATARVHGFPLVTSDDKIAAYPHVQTVL; encoded by the coding sequence GTGATCATGCTGGATACCCACGCCTGGGTGTGGTGGACGATTGATCCCGATCAGCTGACCGAGACGCAGCAGCGGGAGATTGCCGGCAGCGAAGATGTCGGCATTGGCGTCAGCGCAATATCCTGCTGGGAGATCGCGAAGCTCTGCGAGTATGGACGCTTGGCATTGCCCGTTGGCCTGTCCGACTGGTTTGACGCGGCGCTCCAATACCCAGGAGTCACTCTGCTGGAGTTGACGCCTGCGGTCGCTGTGGAGTCGATCAGCCTGCCGGGCGACTTTCATCGCGACCCGTCGGACCAAATCATCGTCGCCACCGCCCGGGTGCATGGCTTTCCCTTGGTGACCTCCGACGACAAGATTGCCGCGTACCCTCACGTGCAGACCGTGCTCTAG
- a CDS encoding archease codes for MPSDPECRRGHATFDHTADIGLEAWGPSFAEALAEAGLGLQAIVLHDGTVRAPDTRRFRVAADDADALAVAWLSELLYALDAHGWLSASFEVSVSEGFRLSATARGETLDEARHLLGVGVKAVSYHELAVRCEPDAVRIRVIVDV; via the coding sequence ATGCCGAGCGACCCTGAGTGCAGGCGCGGTCATGCCACGTTCGATCACACGGCAGACATCGGGCTCGAGGCGTGGGGACCGTCTTTTGCCGAGGCGCTTGCCGAGGCGGGATTGGGCTTGCAGGCCATCGTGCTGCACGACGGCACGGTCCGCGCCCCGGATACGCGGAGGTTTCGGGTCGCCGCCGACGATGCGGACGCCCTGGCGGTGGCATGGCTCAGCGAGTTGCTCTATGCCTTGGATGCCCACGGCTGGTTGTCGGCGAGCTTTGAGGTTTCAGTCAGCGAAGGGTTCCGGCTCTCCGCCACCGCCCGCGGCGAGACGCTCGACGAAGCGCGTCATCTACTCGGCGTGGGCGTGAAAGCCGTGAGCTACCACGAGCTGGCCGTGCGGTGTGAACCGGACGCGGTGCGCATCCGGGTGATCGTGGATGTCTAG
- a CDS encoding ABC transporter substrate-binding protein, producing MSHHIRAGVSRRRVLKGATAGLFGAAGAAVLAACGETQVVTKEVIKEVPVETVVTREVVKEVPVETVVTKEVVKEVPVEKLVTTEVVKQVEVIKEVAVEVEKIVTKEVEVIKEVTAEMMIPEGPISGGTLNHSGSGPNHQDIFNPLKQVSSSQAYITDYVFLPLWYGDTWGAGDTPAMTGEWDKGVAHSWDEVERGRVYNFHINPDVTWHDQVPVTADDVLFGAKMGLDKNYGSGKHKKDWGRIDGAEAWGENPTDNVEDVPGLSKLDEMTVQIAIDRPDPAWWASRDWHIPPMARHHYANLDPATAIETRALNPLGNGPMIWERYVTQQFADLTAHKAFAYGVPYVDDYVVRYGERNALDAAMEAGEQDFHRASNIEAFQRLASLAHLRPFPQRSPFGGHVFFNQTAEVFADMTLEQQSLMIEAMVRAVDRDTVNNELHAGTLFISDYIFEHVALMQDPPEGTFRAMPYDPDAARALVEEAQWDSEKVINWIKWGPPTPTDLALKNYWEQVGIKVEFFLVDGSAVIEKLYQERVHDMVMANMGGDQAVVDACLRVCSDRVYELGGWNHSNINRPWIDEAYADMLAAPNNEALRERWIEFATRLHSKGNMVAGLFWRGSLRNLYHRRLQGAFYMQFYAMPVHSPIERVWLDPYWDER from the coding sequence ATGAGCCATCACATTCGCGCGGGCGTCTCGCGTCGGCGCGTCCTCAAGGGCGCGACTGCGGGACTGTTTGGCGCAGCCGGGGCAGCCGTGTTGGCGGCGTGCGGTGAAACGCAGGTCGTCACCAAGGAAGTCATCAAGGAAGTCCCGGTCGAGACGGTCGTGACCAGGGAAGTCGTTAAGGAAGTCCCGGTTGAGACGGTCGTGACCAAGGAAGTGGTCAAGGAAGTCCCAGTCGAGAAGCTGGTGACCACCGAGGTCGTCAAGCAAGTTGAGGTCATCAAGGAAGTTGCCGTCGAGGTCGAGAAGATCGTCACCAAGGAAGTCGAGGTCATCAAGGAAGTCACGGCCGAGATGATGATTCCTGAGGGACCGATCAGCGGCGGCACGCTGAATCACAGCGGCAGCGGCCCAAACCACCAGGACATCTTCAACCCGCTCAAGCAGGTCAGTAGCTCGCAGGCCTACATCACGGACTATGTGTTCCTGCCCCTGTGGTACGGCGACACGTGGGGCGCGGGTGACACCCCGGCCATGACGGGTGAGTGGGACAAGGGCGTGGCCCACAGCTGGGATGAGGTCGAGAGAGGCCGCGTCTACAACTTCCACATCAACCCCGACGTCACGTGGCACGACCAAGTCCCGGTGACGGCGGACGACGTGCTGTTCGGCGCCAAGATGGGGCTGGACAAGAACTACGGCTCCGGCAAGCACAAGAAGGACTGGGGCCGGATCGACGGTGCCGAGGCCTGGGGCGAGAACCCCACGGACAACGTAGAAGACGTTCCCGGCCTGTCCAAGCTCGACGAGATGACGGTGCAGATCGCGATCGACCGGCCCGACCCGGCCTGGTGGGCGAGCCGCGACTGGCACATCCCGCCGATGGCCCGGCACCACTACGCCAATCTCGACCCGGCGACGGCGATCGAGACGCGGGCGCTGAATCCGCTGGGCAACGGTCCGATGATCTGGGAGCGCTACGTCACCCAGCAGTTCGCCGACCTGACGGCGCACAAGGCCTTCGCCTACGGCGTGCCGTACGTCGACGACTACGTCGTGCGCTACGGCGAGCGCAACGCGCTCGACGCGGCCATGGAGGCGGGCGAGCAGGACTTCCACCGCGCGAGCAACATCGAGGCCTTCCAGCGCCTGGCGAGCCTGGCGCACCTGCGGCCGTTCCCGCAGCGCTCGCCGTTCGGCGGGCACGTGTTCTTCAACCAGACCGCCGAGGTCTTCGCCGACATGACGCTCGAGCAGCAGTCGCTGATGATCGAGGCCATGGTGCGGGCGGTGGACCGGGACACGGTCAACAACGAGCTCCACGCGGGCACGCTGTTCATCTCGGACTACATCTTCGAGCACGTGGCGCTGATGCAGGACCCGCCCGAGGGCACCTTCCGCGCCATGCCCTACGACCCGGACGCGGCGCGCGCCCTAGTCGAGGAAGCCCAGTGGGACTCCGAGAAGGTGATCAACTGGATCAAGTGGGGGCCGCCGACGCCCACGGACCTGGCGCTCAAGAACTACTGGGAGCAGGTGGGCATCAAGGTTGAGTTCTTCCTGGTCGACGGCTCGGCGGTGATCGAGAAGCTCTACCAGGAGCGCGTGCACGACATGGTCATGGCGAACATGGGCGGGGACCAGGCCGTCGTGGACGCGTGCCTGCGCGTGTGCAGCGACCGGGTGTACGAGCTCGGTGGCTGGAACCACTCGAACATCAACCGCCCGTGGATCGACGAGGCGTACGCCGACATGCTCGCGGCGCCGAACAACGAGGCGCTGCGCGAGCGGTGGATCGAGTTCGCCACGCGACTCCACTCCAAGGGCAACATGGTGGCCGGACTGTTTTGGCGCGGCTCGCTGCGGAACCTGTATCACAGGCGTCTGCAGGGGGCGTTCTACATGCAGTTCTACGCCATGCCGGTGCACTCGCCGATCGAGCGCGTGTGGCTGGACCCGTACTGGGACGAGCGGTAG
- a CDS encoding beta-N-acetylhexosaminidase, translating to MHDPDAIAIVPAPAEIRSLLGRFRLGPSTTIHLADASFEPVVAREAQRLRASTGLDLPVVSHESADIVISSDASLPPEGYRLIVRPDAVRIQAADAAALFYAFQSIRQLLPPAVENEHVSPDVDWSLPAVEVVDYPRFAYRGLMLDSSRHFFEARFVKRFIDLMSRYKFNRFHWHLTDDHGWRIEIDAYPRLTEVGAWRRETMIGNNLKTYGGDGIPHGGFYTQDEIWEVLNYAAERCVTVIPEIEMPGHSTAALTAYPEYGCHPGPYEVPVSWGIKKDIYSPSDATFRFLEDVLAEVMQLFPSEYIHIGADEVPKDQWEASSLAQEVIAREGLADENELQSWFIRRIEAFLNANGRRLIGWDEILEGGLAPNATVMSWRGMGGGLEAAKQGHDVIMTPRDYVYFDYYQGDPDVEPLAGRFGHPIPLDAVYGFEPIPDELTEREARHILGAQGNVWTEFISTPEHVEYMTYPRALALSEVAWSPKARRSLSGFHRRLRANIGHLDALGVNYRALD from the coding sequence ATGCACGATCCCGACGCCATCGCCATAGTTCCGGCTCCGGCCGAAATCAGATCTCTCCTGGGACGATTTCGGCTCGGGCCCTCCACAACCATCCACCTGGCGGATGCGAGCTTCGAGCCGGTCGTTGCGCGAGAAGCGCAGCGGCTTCGCGCGTCCACCGGACTGGATCTGCCGGTCGTTTCGCACGAGTCGGCGGACATCGTGATCTCATCGGACGCGTCGCTCCCGCCGGAAGGCTACCGGCTCATCGTGCGTCCCGACGCCGTGCGGATTCAGGCCGCCGACGCGGCCGCGCTGTTCTATGCGTTCCAGTCGATCCGGCAGCTGTTGCCGCCTGCGGTGGAGAACGAGCACGTCAGCCCAGACGTTGACTGGAGCCTACCCGCCGTGGAAGTCGTGGATTACCCGCGCTTTGCCTACCGGGGGTTGATGCTGGACTCGAGCCGGCATTTCTTCGAGGCCAGGTTTGTGAAGCGCTTCATCGACCTGATGTCACGCTACAAGTTCAACCGCTTCCATTGGCATCTGACGGACGACCACGGATGGCGCATCGAGATCGACGCCTACCCGCGTCTGACGGAAGTGGGCGCCTGGCGACGCGAGACGATGATCGGAAACAACCTCAAGACCTACGGCGGCGACGGCATACCGCACGGAGGTTTCTACACGCAGGACGAAATTTGGGAGGTCCTGAACTACGCCGCCGAGCGCTGTGTGACCGTTATTCCCGAGATCGAAATGCCGGGCCATTCCACAGCCGCGCTGACCGCCTATCCCGAGTACGGATGCCATCCCGGACCCTACGAAGTGCCTGTGAGCTGGGGGATCAAGAAAGACATCTACTCGCCCTCAGATGCCACGTTTCGCTTCCTGGAAGATGTGCTCGCTGAAGTGATGCAGCTATTCCCCAGTGAGTACATCCACATCGGCGCGGACGAAGTTCCCAAAGACCAGTGGGAGGCGAGCAGCCTCGCGCAGGAGGTCATCGCGCGCGAGGGTCTTGCCGATGAGAACGAGCTTCAGAGCTGGTTTATCAGGCGCATCGAGGCCTTTCTGAATGCGAATGGCCGCCGCCTCATCGGTTGGGACGAAATCCTGGAAGGCGGGCTGGCGCCGAACGCGACCGTCATGTCATGGCGCGGCATGGGCGGTGGACTTGAGGCGGCCAAGCAGGGGCACGACGTCATCATGACGCCCAGGGACTACGTCTACTTCGACTACTACCAAGGCGATCCCGACGTCGAGCCGCTGGCCGGGCGCTTCGGCCACCCGATCCCGCTGGACGCTGTGTATGGGTTCGAGCCGATTCCGGATGAGCTGACGGAGCGGGAGGCCCGACACATCCTCGGCGCTCAGGGCAACGTCTGGACGGAATTCATCAGTACGCCCGAACACGTGGAATATATGACGTATCCGAGGGCATTGGCCTTGTCGGAGGTCGCCTGGTCGCCGAAAGCCCGCCGGAGCCTTAGTGGGTTCCACCGGCGGCTGCGAGCAAACATCGGGCACTTGGATGCGCTCGGCGTGAATTACCGGGCGCTCGACTAG
- a CDS encoding ABC transporter substrate-binding protein → MLDVGKKMMTRRNLIRGASAGLFGAAGAAVLAACGEAQVVERIVTQEVIKEVPVETIVTKEVVKEVPVESVVTKEVVREVPVEKVVTQVIAQQVVKEVPVTIEKVVEVEKVVTVEVEKVVEVEKVVTVEVEKVIEKEKIVERPTSVQAGQPVYGGDLRVSWGGGIAGASFNSYTQISSDQAIVNVEVGTSLIHGASWGDGPFATLETRFGDGVAKSFEEVAPEESYIFHLDERFSFHDGKPVTADDFMYTFHIVTHPDWGVGYGSRQLEQLKGFKAWAENPTDNIEDTGGVKKIDNMTIQLTTDGVQEPFWASPNPMQPMPKHIYEALDPATAFDTMALQPVGNGPFKFERYVDQQFAELSRNDDYPYGAPWVDRYIVRYGDPSALDAATEAGELDFLRTSSVEAYARLAGMPHMQAQPMRSPFASLIFLNHNIFAEKWPDVDVSLMTEAMVIGADRVSIANNIMAGTLFVDDYHFSHIRFMQDVPMDAYRALPYDPEGAKALLEESGWNTDDTLTWLGWFAPRPQDLALMANWLDMGLKVEFERVDRAVVVEHLWETGANEMVVANLGGSQDVGDAFRRIGCDNIWPNGYNYHHTCFPEIDALYQAAFDAPNKAALKEAWIEISRYLHGRGTMIAGQLWKHSLLFLYHRRVSGPWWMNNYAIPARRPTHRVWLDPRWSGRDYVG, encoded by the coding sequence ATGCTTGACGTTGGAAAGAAAATGATGACCCGCCGAAACCTGATTCGGGGAGCAAGTGCGGGTCTATTCGGAGCAGCGGGTGCGGCCGTACTCGCGGCGTGTGGCGAGGCGCAGGTCGTCGAGCGCATCGTCACCCAGGAAGTGATCAAAGAGGTCCCGGTCGAGACCATCGTGACCAAAGAAGTGGTCAAGGAGGTCCCGGTCGAGTCCGTGGTGACCAAGGAGGTCGTCAGGGAGGTCCCGGTCGAGAAGGTCGTGACGCAGGTAATCGCTCAGCAGGTCGTCAAGGAAGTTCCGGTCACGATCGAGAAGGTGGTCGAGGTCGAGAAGGTCGTGACGGTTGAGGTCGAGAAGGTCGTGGAAGTCGAGAAGGTCGTGACGGTCGAGGTCGAGAAGGTCATTGAGAAAGAGAAGATCGTCGAGCGACCAACCTCCGTCCAAGCCGGCCAGCCGGTATACGGCGGGGACCTTAGGGTCAGCTGGGGCGGCGGGATCGCCGGCGCCAGCTTCAACAGCTACACGCAGATCTCCAGCGACCAGGCCATCGTCAACGTGGAGGTCGGCACTTCGCTGATCCACGGCGCCAGTTGGGGCGACGGCCCGTTCGCGACCCTCGAGACCCGCTTCGGCGACGGCGTGGCCAAGTCCTTTGAAGAGGTGGCGCCGGAAGAGTCCTACATCTTCCATCTCGACGAGCGCTTCAGCTTCCATGACGGCAAGCCGGTGACGGCGGACGACTTCATGTACACGTTCCACATCGTCACGCACCCGGACTGGGGCGTGGGATATGGCTCCCGGCAGCTCGAGCAGCTGAAGGGGTTCAAGGCGTGGGCTGAGAACCCGACCGACAACATCGAAGACACCGGCGGGGTGAAGAAGATCGACAACATGACGATCCAGCTCACCACCGACGGCGTGCAGGAGCCCTTCTGGGCGAGCCCGAACCCCATGCAGCCCATGCCCAAGCACATCTATGAGGCGCTGGACCCGGCCACGGCGTTCGACACGATGGCGCTGCAACCGGTCGGCAACGGGCCGTTCAAGTTCGAGCGCTACGTCGACCAGCAGTTCGCGGAGTTGAGCCGCAACGACGACTATCCCTACGGTGCGCCGTGGGTGGACCGCTACATCGTGCGCTATGGCGACCCGTCTGCGCTCGACGCCGCGACGGAGGCGGGCGAGCTCGACTTCCTGCGCACCAGCAGCGTCGAGGCCTACGCGCGCCTGGCCGGCATGCCGCACATGCAGGCGCAGCCCATGCGATCGCCCTTCGCGAGCTTGATCTTCCTCAACCACAACATCTTTGCGGAGAAGTGGCCGGACGTTGACGTCTCGCTGATGACCGAGGCGATGGTGATCGGGGCCGATCGTGTGTCGATCGCCAACAACATCATGGCCGGCACGCTCTTCGTAGACGACTACCACTTCAGCCATATCCGGTTCATGCAGGACGTGCCGATGGACGCCTATCGGGCGCTGCCATACGACCCTGAGGGGGCCAAGGCCCTGCTCGAGGAGTCCGGCTGGAACACGGACGACACGCTCACGTGGCTGGGGTGGTTCGCGCCGCGTCCGCAAGACCTCGCGCTGATGGCGAACTGGCTCGACATGGGCCTGAAGGTCGAGTTCGAAAGGGTCGACCGCGCCGTGGTGGTCGAGCACCTGTGGGAAACCGGGGCCAACGAGATGGTCGTCGCCAACCTGGGCGGCTCGCAGGACGTGGGCGATGCGTTCCGGCGGATCGGATGCGACAACATCTGGCCCAACGGCTACAACTACCACCACACCTGCTTCCCGGAGATCGACGCGCTCTATCAGGCGGCGTTCGACGCGCCAAACAAGGCGGCGCTGAAGGAGGCCTGGATCGAGATCTCCCGCTACCTTCACGGTCGCGGGACCATGATCGCCGGGCAGCTGTGGAAGCACTCGCTGCTGTTCCTGTACCACCGACGCGTGAGCGGACCGTGGTGGATGAACAACTACGCGATTCCGGCACGCAGACCCACCCACCGCGTGTGGCTCGACCCGCGCTGGTCCGGTAGGGACTACGTCGGGTAG
- a CDS encoding RtcB family protein has product MRVPGVIYSSETMLPTVLSDKPLEQLANVTFLPGIVGHALAMPDVHWGYGFPVGGVAATDVRHGVISPGGIGFDINCGVRLIRTNLTEEEFRPRLKEALDALFRAVPAGMGTKGRIRLTHKNMDRVLRRGAAWAVDQGLGWPEDLEVAEEGGTLAGADPKAVSARAKERGSGQLGTLGSGNHFLELQVVDQVFDPSAAAALGIEQPGTIVVFLHTGSRGCGHQICQDYLQTFAQAPSSRAIELPDRQLACAPLRSPEGQDYLAAMACGANFAWANRQAITHWTREALAGVFGRSARSLGMDVVYDVAHNIAKIEEHVVDGEARRVCVHRKGATRAFPPGHPELPSKYQDVGQPVFIPGDMGRASYVAVGTAGAMEQSFGSTCHGAGRALSRSAARRRLRGVNMVERLGAMGVGVRARNPRLLSEEAPDAYKNVADVTAITHGAGISRNVARLRPVGVIKG; this is encoded by the coding sequence ATGCGGGTGCCGGGCGTCATCTACTCGTCCGAAACCATGCTTCCGACGGTCTTATCCGACAAACCCCTGGAGCAGCTGGCCAACGTCACGTTCCTGCCCGGAATCGTGGGGCACGCCCTGGCCATGCCGGACGTGCATTGGGGCTACGGATTTCCCGTCGGTGGCGTGGCCGCGACGGACGTGCGCCACGGCGTCATATCGCCGGGCGGCATCGGGTTCGACATCAACTGCGGCGTGCGGCTCATTCGCACGAATCTAACCGAGGAAGAGTTCCGTCCACGGCTCAAGGAAGCGCTGGACGCGCTGTTCCGCGCCGTTCCTGCCGGCATGGGGACCAAGGGCCGCATTCGCCTGACGCACAAGAACATGGATCGCGTGCTGCGCCGCGGCGCCGCGTGGGCCGTCGACCAGGGGCTCGGCTGGCCCGAGGACCTCGAAGTGGCCGAGGAAGGCGGGACGCTCGCCGGGGCCGATCCCAAGGCGGTGTCCGCGCGGGCCAAGGAGCGCGGATCCGGCCAGCTTGGCACCCTGGGCTCGGGGAATCACTTCCTGGAGTTGCAGGTCGTCGATCAGGTGTTCGATCCATCCGCCGCGGCGGCTCTTGGGATCGAGCAGCCGGGAACCATCGTGGTCTTCCTGCACACCGGTTCCCGTGGCTGCGGTCACCAGATCTGCCAGGACTACTTGCAGACATTCGCCCAGGCGCCGTCGAGTCGCGCCATCGAGTTGCCCGATCGCCAGCTGGCGTGCGCCCCTTTGCGCTCGCCGGAAGGCCAGGACTACCTGGCCGCCATGGCATGCGGCGCGAACTTCGCCTGGGCGAATCGACAGGCGATCACCCATTGGACCCGCGAGGCGCTCGCGGGCGTGTTTGGCCGGTCGGCGCGTTCCCTCGGCATGGACGTCGTATACGACGTGGCGCACAACATCGCCAAGATCGAGGAGCACGTCGTGGACGGCGAGGCGCGTCGCGTCTGCGTCCACCGCAAGGGCGCCACGCGCGCATTCCCACCCGGGCACCCTGAGCTTCCCAGCAAATACCAGGATGTCGGGCAGCCGGTGTTCATCCCGGGCGACATGGGACGCGCGTCCTACGTGGCCGTCGGCACGGCGGGCGCCATGGAGCAGTCCTTCGGCTCCACCTGTCACGGCGCCGGCCGCGCCCTCAGCCGTTCCGCGGCGCGCCGGCGGCTGCGGGGAGTCAACATGGTCGAGCGCCTGGGCGCCATGGGCGTGGGGGTTCGTGCGCGCAACCCGCGCTTGCTCAGTGAAGAGGCCCCCGACGCCTACAAGAACGTGGCCGATGTGACTGCCATCACCCATGGCGCGGGAATCTCCCGCAATGTGGCCCGGTTGCGGCCCGTGGGAGTGATCAAGGGCTAG
- a CDS encoding sialidase family protein, with translation MILAERHPTPGQISVLPDGRCMSASTRGKVLHQSLQSGTFDDPWVPEYLTVKYGRGRPIAWEPREVIMELPMGLGCWEGCINFVDRQGDIHLFGMRFLKWPEDREDPKLHEQRTDAYHVVSRDGGATWDGPARLDYGEEFTAAIMNVVHLTNGRIVLPLEYFDVERAVGKYVSKSCYSDDGGRTWGHDSTHLPVESGGQHSHSGAVEPVVAELDGGRVWMLIRTQLGCFYESFSDDGRIWSPPAPSRFKGSSSPGENLRLRDGRLLFVWTNGIGPPFASDMLSEWADYPTESWCRHVFNVAVSHDNGATWRGYREIVRTIGHEPDGARVGYPRFAELPEGDVLVQFGHHSGGERAECQYVYVDPDRLDETSDREDFDNGLAGWSFTGATAVQTVLLDEEHALRLQGDGSGRLGAERNFPFAVRGRLRFELRRDESSAGVDLVLDETYWDPRDRRRNGAIDIGLDADLVPPDAWVPVTVSWNVAEQTADLSVGDRQRRIPIEHAPLGICYLTFYGRTAGAESGATLIRRLEAVVED, from the coding sequence ATGATCCTCGCCGAGCGTCACCCAACGCCAGGGCAGATCAGCGTCCTGCCGGACGGACGCTGCATGAGCGCGTCCACGCGCGGCAAAGTGCTGCATCAGTCGCTCCAATCCGGCACCTTTGACGACCCGTGGGTTCCCGAATACCTCACCGTCAAATACGGACGCGGGCGGCCCATTGCGTGGGAGCCCCGCGAGGTGATCATGGAGCTCCCCATGGGCCTGGGCTGCTGGGAAGGCTGTATCAACTTCGTCGACCGCCAGGGCGACATTCACCTGTTCGGCATGCGGTTCCTCAAGTGGCCCGAAGATCGCGAGGACCCCAAGCTCCACGAGCAGCGCACCGACGCCTACCACGTCGTGTCCCGCGACGGCGGCGCCACGTGGGATGGCCCGGCGCGACTCGACTACGGCGAGGAATTCACCGCGGCCATCATGAACGTCGTGCATCTCACGAACGGCCGAATCGTGCTTCCGCTGGAGTACTTCGACGTCGAACGCGCCGTCGGGAAGTACGTCTCCAAGTCCTGCTACTCGGACGACGGCGGTCGCACCTGGGGACACGATTCCACCCACCTGCCCGTCGAGTCGGGCGGACAACACAGCCACTCAGGGGCCGTGGAGCCGGTGGTGGCCGAGCTCGACGGCGGTCGCGTGTGGATGCTGATTCGCACGCAGCTTGGATGCTTCTACGAGTCCTTTTCCGACGACGGACGGATCTGGTCGCCGCCGGCGCCCTCTCGGTTCAAGGGGTCCAGCTCGCCCGGCGAGAACCTGCGGCTGCGTGACGGGCGGTTGCTGTTCGTGTGGACGAACGGGATTGGGCCGCCGTTTGCCTCCGACATGCTGTCGGAGTGGGCCGACTATCCCACCGAGTCCTGGTGCCGCCACGTCTTCAACGTCGCGGTCTCGCACGACAACGGCGCGACGTGGCGCGGCTATCGCGAGATCGTTCGGACGATTGGGCACGAGCCGGACGGCGCTCGCGTCGGCTATCCGCGGTTTGCGGAACTGCCCGAAGGCGATGTCCTCGTGCAATTCGGCCACCACTCGGGTGGCGAGCGGGCCGAGTGCCAGTACGTCTACGTTGATCCCGACCGCCTGGACGAGACCAGCGATCGCGAAGACTTCGACAACGGGCTGGCGGGTTGGTCGTTCACCGGGGCGACGGCCGTGCAGACGGTGCTGCTCGACGAGGAGCACGCGCTGCGCCTGCAGGGCGATGGGAGCGGCCGGCTGGGGGCCGAGCGCAACTTCCCCTTCGCCGTGCGCGGCAGGTTGCGCTTCGAGTTGCGGCGCGACGAGTCCTCGGCGGGCGTGGATCTGGTGCTCGACGAGACTTATTGGGACCCCAGGGATCGCCGACGAAACGGGGCCATTGACATCGGCCTGGACGCGGACCTCGTGCCCCCGGATGCATGGGTTCCCGTGACGGTTTCTTGGAACGTCGCCGAGCAGACCGCCGACCTCAGCGTCGGCGATCGGCAGCGTCGGATTCCGATTGAGCACGCCCCCTTGGGGATCTGCTATCTGACCTTCTACGGACGGACTGCCGGCGCGGAGAGCGGAGCAACGCTAATTCGCCGGCTCGAGGCGGTCGTCGAGGACTAA